The DNA sequence gattattatggtgtggtcaaagaaatattccaactagaatatacaggctggccatataagaaattgatactctttagatgcaagtggtttgacccaaatccaacaagaggtacaaaagtacaccaccaatacaacataattgaggttaatcatataagggagtatgatcgctatgatcctttcataattgcacataacgttaggcaattATATTATGCCCCTTTAttcattgcggcggaataagtccgattggtgggctgtaatcaaaactaagcctataggtagggtggaagtcgagaatgtgttagatgttgcatatcaaaacgatatctccagtgttcaccaaatagtggacgatcagttagaaaatgatttggaacatcctgaacgcatattggaagaagttgatataaatgaagtaacaattatagaaaatgaggacgaagaatcaactgatgaaattgaaacaagtgaggacgaggaATTCTTGGACGAGGAACAATAcatcgatgaggattaaaaagttagtTTTTTAAAGCACTTTCGTGTTATAACTAGTTTCTTATAAGTTTCAATttaaatatgtattatattatgcagatggtagacaagggtcaaggtaacaatggcgatactagttctcggggtcggaAAAAGgcaaggaagggaaagaggagggtagaatcTGGGGATAATACTACTCTGTCATTTCCCCCCTCTTCAGAAATGCCTAtatcttatcctccaccacaaggctatactgagctgccacatcATCACGAGGCCTATACCTTCATCTAGACACTGGGTCTTCCATCACAGgtccataggactatacgtctgaCATACAATCCAACTGCCTCACAACCACGTGGATCACATCCATCTACATCACAGACacgtggatcacatccctacatatcacaacCACATGGATCATAGCCATTCATATCACAACCATATGGGTCACAACCATCTGTATCatagccacatggatcgcatccagctatgtcgcagtcatagggatcgcaaccatcttcataatcgactccatcCATTTTAGGACTTCGCCTGCGAGACTGTAGCTCTGAGCCCCCATCTACACTGTCTatacatgcctctgatacacatgctgagGATGATGATCTAGAGGTAGTACATTATGATCGCTATGGCATGATCATCATAGTCCCCAAGGGTAACGGGTAagagttatttattatttttgcgtttattattttataatatttttactaatattcttatgtgtttttattgttaaattgcagttCGGGCCGGGTAAGTagactacaaagataatcaccaatgagATAAAAATTTTTTATGATGCCCCcctatgcgacttggagtgaTATCCCATACTCGCTGAAAGAGCAAATTTTCAactaatttaaggtataaatattcttttaagcagtttaataatttatatttatgatatttccatctaatatttaacttttgaaatgcagagtaagtgtgtatgggaagaccttTATAGCgaggaagtggctacaaattttcatcttAAAACCGTCAAATGATTGGCGGATCATTTCTCGGAtggtagaaagaagaacaagaggcctgactGGTATCTGCAACATTTACGGGATGATTTGTTAAGGCAATGGCAGACCGAAGAATTCTTACAGAAGAGCGAACTAGGGAAGAAAGATCGCTCATCcaagaagggaggctccttgcacactgagGGTGCTATCAACATTGGGACAGTAAGAAGAAGATTGGTAATTGGTTAAAttattacatatttacttttctaagtatattaattctatttattaactaaattaatttattttcaggaaaataagtatgggcgtccaatgcaccatgatgagctattcaaggagacacatattttAAATAGGAAGAAAGAGGGAGATatagataggtgggtcgaggaccgggcagagacaacatatgtaagctttcaattttccttaagtgttataatttacttttataagattttttatatagtaatttaatttataataacgtagggtcgctaccaaagtaacatgGAGAACTTCATTCGTAGTCAGCCAGCTCGTGAAttgggtgagccaacccaacttTCGGACGAGGATGCAGAATGAATATGGTTGGAGGTTGTTGGCGGTACAAAAAAGGGGAAGGTATATGGGATTCTTGAGAAAAACTTCCATCACTATAGGTGTGAAATGCAAGGAATAGGGAGTTCCTCACAGGGCGAGACACTTAATAGGGAGAACCTCTCGGCTATCCAAGAGACAATGACAAGGCTTAtatccgagctagaagcggccaaggaaaacaaaaggcttagagatgctcaattccttggtatgcaagctcagatcatAACTCTCCTTTCTattggagcttttccgttgccccggtctcgtgagtcatcgccagaggctcgacctccacgtgatcgttcctcccgtcttccccgtgatcgttcctcccatcCGACCCGTGATCATTTTTTCTGTCTTCCACAAGACCGTTCTTTGtaccgtcttgtagatgaaagttcatcagatggTGATGATGTTGTACAAAACACCCCTTGGCcaatactttgaactagactaatagaactagttttgaattagattgaacaattttgaacttgttgtaattacttagtttttgcttggttttgaattgtgatgtttaattgaactttgttagttttaaagtattaaatggatatttggttggatttgtggtgaattagggGTTGTTGTGGTGAATTGGGGGTTAATTGATGTAAATTGGGGGTATTGGTATGTTGTTTTTATTTGGCAGGTGGCGTAGCTACCAAAACATGCATTTTCTGCCAAAATTAATTCCAGAAAACCGACCCAAATGTTGGTCAGTTAATGCAAATTGAATTCCTAGAAATTCAacaataccgaccaactttggtcagtaaaTTGGATGCCATGtccacattaccgaccaacgtcgGTCGGtattattaaattttatttatttataaaaaatatatctattttttaattaccgaccaacattgatcggtatataaaatattatagattaatttatttttcattaccgaccaaagttggtcggtaaaaaaatttattaaatttagaacaccgaccaatgttggtcggtaaaattaaattgttaaaataACATTCTGACCAATATTGGTTAGTAATTCAACTAAACTGTCAGATGGTCGTGTAGAGCATACCGTCCGAAGTTGGTCGGTATGCTCTACCGACCTTCAAAATAACGACCACACGTAAATGATCGcattttggacggttattggccattaccgaccgaTTTTGATCGGTTTTTTCAGACGGTTTTATGCGGATTTTCAGTAGTGGGACTACAAGTCCGAAGTTGAATCGTAATCCTTATGAAAATAGTGACGCAAGCTTCCTACCACAAACCAATGAGAAGAATGCCCCCTTTGTTGAGTTTGGCGTGGAGGAGTCACTTAGAGCTAAGACTTATTTGGCGGCTTTCCTTGCATATTGGCTTTGCAAATTTATGTTCCTCAACAAGAAGATCGATTACATTTGTGCTAGTGTCTTCAAAATCGCGAGCTTGATGGCTCATGGAGAGAAGTTTTCCTTGGCGGTTCCAATCCTTGTGAGTATATACCATGGCTTGAAGGAGATCTCCACTTCTCAAGATTTGGGCGCCTGCAAAGAACTCTTTCCTATTCATTATGTATATGGATGGATAGGAGCATATTTTGACACCTACTCTCGTGTTGAGCCTCCTCAACGAGGTCCGCAAATATGCAAGGTTTCAGGAGAGAAGATGGCCAAGCATTTTGACCTTAGTAATGCCCAGAGTGGTTTCAACAAGTTAGTGCACGACAACTTCACCATTTGGTCATGCTACAAGGGAGGGAATTATATCTTACCGATTGTGACAAACAATCGAACTCTTGGAGCGACTTTTTTTATAAGTCTTTGCTCAATCTTCATCACCCTTAGGCATGATGATGGTCATATTGTGGAATCTTATAGCCCCCATAGGTTTAGTCATCAATTTGGCTTTTGTCAAGACTATCCTGGCAATCTCATAGAGCGACCTTATGATGGCTCACTGAAAATGCTAGTGCAATTCTGGGACTCCCGTGTTCATCTTGGAGGTTTGTCAAAGGTTATTATCCCTATGTGTCCATCAGAAGAGGGGCCTCTAATGACTCGTGAGTATGTAGATTGGTGGTCAGCTCGTCGAGTACACTCTTCCCGACAAAGTACTCACATTATTTTGAATGTTACAAGGAAAGATGATATTCCTTCATCGTCCAAAGATGATCAACATCAAAAGAACACTCACGAAGGGTCTTCCAAGTCCAAGTTAAGATCGAAAGATCCTTCGCAAAGCACCAAGGTCTTATCCAAGTCTACCTCTTCGATGGGCGGGGATGCCCGTATGGACAAAGGAGCTAAATATGTTTTGTTGACTTCCAAGACAACTGCTGCCACTGTGGAGGTGACGAACAATCCTTTCATAAGGAAAGCGCCTCCTACTTCACCAAACAAAGATGTTACGAAGACAACCAATATCGTGCCAACAAATGAGGTAAGGACTCAACCTTCTGCTTTGCCCAACGAGATTGTGAATGTTAGTGCGACTTCCAGTTCGAACGAGAGTGATGTTAGTCATGACATACATTGGAATCGTTCAAAGAAGAAGGCTAAGGACACGAGCCATAGTGAGTTTGCTGACTTGGACGCTCTTAGTACCAATACTGAATTTTTTGTAGCGGGTGACTCTAGCTCAACGATGCCATTGTCTGAACTGGAGAAATGAGTAAATATTATTTACTTCAAATTTACTTTTTTTCCCCCTTTTTTGAACACTAaggttattatttatttttattttttaaaattgtagTTGGGTGTCAATGAGTTGTATGATGATGTACTTGGTGACAACATGGTGGAAGACTGTGTTACAAGCCCAAATTCCTTCTGTGTGGCCGCAAAAAGTCCTCACACTTTATTTGATGGCGTTGAACATCATGCTGCAAACAACACTCCATTGACAGATTTGAGTCTACCCAAAGAGTTGCATCTCATTCTTCCAGAAGATGTTATGCTTTCCAAGCCAGCCATGACGAGTAAGATGGAGGCTGCTGCAAGTCAAGCAAAATGTCAAAAAAGTCTTCGAGCCTACTCCATGGCCGTTGTTTCTTGATGCTCCAAACTTCAAACCACAAGAGGCTATCTCCCGTATTAAACTTTTTTTTATTAACACGATGTGGCATACCTTGTGTGAATAGATCAAAGAGTTCTCTCTTGATTCTTTAGATAGCTTCACAAAGTTGGAGGAAAGTGTCGCTTTGACTCTTAAGAAAattaagaaagaaaatattattgatactTCTACTTTAGAGGCTCTTGTCGAGGCTTTCTTCAAGACGTACGCGGATAATGATGCTTTAAGATCGTCCAAGATGACTAAAGAATTTCACCAAGAGTCACTTTCTGATGCACGACGACGCCTCGATGATGCCAAACAGGAATATGAAAAAGTGAACATGTCTATAGAGAAACTTCAAGCCAGTCTTGCGAGTGTTGAACAACAGCTATCTGCCTTGGCCTCGAGAAAGAAGAAGATCGTCGTGCTCTTGGATAAACAACAAGTGAAGTTGGCTAAAAGTCAAGAGAACATTTCCATCACCGAAGGGGAGATTTATACCATTGACGCGAATCATCCATTATCTGATGATGAAGCAGAGAAATTATCCCTCCTGAAAGGGGTAGTTGAGACAAGCCGCCAATAAATCCTTAGCTTCAAACCTTTTTCAtgattttagcttcttttttttgCTTAGGATTCTCGACTTACGATTTTGTTTTATAACTAAAATCATGTAATGGAGTACTTAGTTCTCAGAGCAATAAAAGTATCTTTATGTTTAGTATGTGATATCTCTCTTTGAGACTTAGATTCCCTCAGTTACTCCCAgttatttctttcttaaatttcagTACGTGTCTTGTATGTTGGCCTTGTTGGTTCGCGCGCTCTTGTTAAAGAAAGTCATATCTTGAGCTAGGAGCGTTAGAATTGCAATCCGTTTGCACCGCAAGAAAGAAAACTCAGATACTTTCACTACCTATGAATTTCATGGCAGAACTCCTTTCGGGCTATCAAAAGAAAATTCGCGAAGTTGACTTAACTACAGTGAACTTTCAGATTTGTGTACTTTCGGCGGAAAACATTGTATCTTGAGATAGGTGTGTTGGAATTACAATACATTTGTACTGTTAGAAAGTAGACTCGGAGATCTTCAATTCATATAAATTTCATAGCAGAACTCCTTTCGTACTGTTAACAGAAAATTCGTGAATTCGACTTAAGTGCAGTGAACTTTAAGATTTGCATACCTTTGGCGAAAATAATTGTATCTTGATCTAGGAGTGTCGGAATTACAATCCGTTTGCGGTATCAGAAAGTAGACTCGGAGATCTAAAATGCATATAAATTTCATAGCAGAACTCGTATCGGACTGTCAATAGAAAATTCACGAATTTGACTTAACTGCAGTGAACTTTTAGATTTACATTCTTTTGGCGAAAATAATTGTATATTGAGCTTGGAGTATCGGCATTGCAATTCGTTAACGCCGTTAGAAAGTAAGCTCAGAGACCTGAAGTACCTATGAATTGCATCGAAGAACTCTTTTCGGTCTATCAACAGAAAATTCGCGAAGTCGACTTAACTGCAGTGAACTTTCATATTCACATGCATATAGAAGTCTTTGAGGCATGAGACCTTCTAGATTAGTCAAAGTTCCAGATCATGTATTGCTTGACCTTTCGGAACCCAAATTAGAAATTCCACAGTTAGGTCATATGATGATGGAACAATTCACATTGGATTCAACTACGCAAAGCTTTTGTGGTAGCATCATGTTTTGAAGAAATGAAGCAAAGTTGGAAAGGCATTCACGACAAGTTAGCAACAATCCTTCGCGTCAATTGCATTTATGACTTAGATTCTTCATATAGGACGAAGTATGAATATTTCATCCTTTTATTTTCTTGACAATGATGTATCAGATCCTTGTAGCATTGAAGTAATGAAATGTCCATTTTAGCTCGACACAAATTACCTTCTTTCTTTTTGCAACGTACGCCTATTTGAGTAATCATCACGATGCCTCAACACGAATTTTGATGATCATGTCACGTTGAAACACATTTGTTTTTTAAAGCTTatgcgactgaacttagaatgaaaaTCTAAGCTGCCTACATACCTCaatgaagaggatcaagtcataacgTAGTTCAAAATAAGTAATTTGTTTTACTCATATGAttgaacttagaatgaaactctaagctgcctacgtacctcggtgaagaggaccAAGTTATAACGTAGTTCAAAATAAgtgagttttttttatttttttatttgtatatCCTAACTTTTTCCTAGGccacctctttcgaggttttcaacctagcggactttCTTTtgttgcctaggccgcctctttcaaggttttcaacctagcaaattttttatgtcctaactcttgcctaggccgcctctttcaaGATTTTTAACCTAGAGGACTCTTTTTTTTGGGTACCGTTCCTAGTTTAGGCTCATGCGGGCAATGGGCATAgcaacatgcagtttaggcttgTGCGTTAAGGAGCGTATCTTCTTCAAGGATAATACCTCTTCAAAAAGTTTCCATTGATAGGGCCaattctcatgccatctgcatcaactAACTTGTAAGCTCCACTTGAATAAGCTTCTTGCACAACATATCGACCATCCTATTATGAAGTGAATTTACCTCCGGATTTGCGAGAGGTGATAATAGGTCTTCTTACTGCAAGAACTTGATCGCCAACTTAGAAGGACCACAAGcgaacctttttgttgaaagtaCGAGAAAGatgagcttgataacattcaagactttgttgagcttctagCCTTTATTTATCAAGGGACTCTAGTTCTTCAAGGCTCAGACGAGCGTTTTCTTCTTTAGTAAGACCTTCTTGGTCAACGAGTCACAAGGATGGTATTTGACGCTCAAGAGGAAGAACTGCTTCGACTCCATAAATAAGAGAATAAGGAGTTGCTCGTGTCGGCGTGCGATGAGTCGTCCGATATACCCACAAAGCTTCTTTCATTCTGTCATGCCAATCTTTTTTAGACTTGGAGATGAccttctttaacaagttgcaaaGTGTCTTGTTAAATGCTTCGGCTAGTTCATTTGCAGCAACATAATACATTGACGAATTACATTGCTTGAAGCCAAAAAGGTCACATATCTTGGTTATCAGTTTGTTATCGAACGGATTGCCATTATCTGTTATTATATAACTAGGAATGCCAAAACGATAGATGATGTTACACGAATGAAGTTTGCAACATTCTCCTTCTTCACTTCCTTGAGAGCGACAGCCTCGGCCCTATCTAAGAAGTAATCAGTTGCAGCAAAGATGTATAGATGTCCTCCAGAAGATTTTGGAGGTGGTCCAATGACATCTAATCGCCAAGCATCAAATGGCCAAGATACAACAATAGGGTGTAATATTTCAGGTGGATTGGTGTATAAAATTTGCGTGAAACTggcaagccttgcatcttcgagcaTAATCTAAGTAATCATTCACCATTGTCGGCCAATAGTAACCCATTCTCTTAATGTGGAACTAGAGCTTCAGCCCAGATTGATCTGATCCACAAACTCCAGAGTCTGCCTCTTGCATAGCTTAAGTTGCTTCATCTTCCCCTAAATAATGCAAGATAACTCCCTCAAATGATCTTCGATACAAAGtgtctttgtagtaaaggaagtgAAGGGCACACCGATGAATTTCGGTCTTTCTCCTTGGATCTTCTGGAAGTATCCCATAACATAAGTAGTCGATCATGGTTTGTCGCCAAACAACCTTCTCAACTTCAGCGATGGCTACCAAGTGCTCGAGCTTGCTTTCTTCATCCTCGTTCTCATCTGGTGGTACTATCTATTTTTGGAAAATAGTAATTTGTGTCTGGCTGGGTAGAGTCAATGTCGAAGCTAGAGCAACTAAGGCCTCAGCTTTCTTATTTTCCTTCCTTGGCACATGCTGAAGAGTTACATTGCCAAGCCATCCAATCAATTTCTGCGCATAATCATGATAAGGACGCAATTATGGCTTTTTGACCTTGTAGCTACCTAGAAATTTATGGATCACTAACCTAGAGTCTCCAAAAATATGTAATTGGAGTTGTCTCATAACAAcggccatttcaagcccaagtatgaGTGCTTGATATTCTGCAACGTTGTTGGAGCAATGTTGAGTTTAGGTGAAGGAATATGGTAATACCTCTCCTTGAAAAGTGACAAACACGACACTTGCGCCAGCTCCTTCATGATGCACGAcaccatcaaaatacattttccaaggTGGTTGCACTTTGATGACCATTGCATCCTCATAAGATAGTTCATCAATCAACTCCCAATCATCAGGTATTGGATGATCCGCCAAGAAATCTGCCAAAGCTTGTCCTTTCAAAGCTTTTTGTGGGATGTACACTATCTCAAATTGTTAAAATCGAAGGTACCACCTTGCTAATCGATCATTAAGGACGGGTTTTGACATAACAAACTTGATCGGGTTCTCCCTTGAGACGATACGGATGACATgttcttgaaagtagtgcttcagcttttaaattgtgaaaaccaATGCCAAACATAACTTTTCGATTGGAGAATACTTCAGCTCATTTGGGGTCATCATCCTACTCAAGTAGTAGAGGGAATTTTCTTTACtttcactattttcttgggccaaaaGGGCTCCAACTGACCTTTCTTGGGCCGCAATATAAAGAATCAATGGCTTTCCTGGTATAGGGGCTACCAGAACCGGAGATTTCATCAAGTAGGATTCGATGCTTTGGAATGCGTTGCTACAAGCTTGCGCCTATTCAAAAGGTACACCCTTCTTTATGAGACGGCTAAAAGGTTGGCACTTCCCTGCTTGATTTGAGATGAATCTTCTAAGATACACCAATTTTCCTTGTAGACTTTTCAGTTCATATATATTTCTAGGCTCGGGCATCTTCAAGATTGTATCAACTTTGGCTTGATCTATCTCAATCCCTCGATGTCGAACAATGAAGCCAAGGAattttccagaagtaactccaaagaCACATTTCAACGGGTTCATTCTAAGTTGATATCTTTGAAGTCGTTCAAACACCGTTCTTAAGTCTCGCAAGTGGTCTCCTCCCTTTCTTGATTTCACCACTAAATCATCCATATAGCATTCCACATTCTTGTGGAGGATGTCATCAAAGATATTTTGCATTACCCTTTGATATGTGGTGCCGACATTCTTCAAACCGAAAGGCATTACTTTGTAGCAATAAATGCCTTTAGGAGTGCGaaatgcagtaagctcttcatctttttGTGCCATACATATTTGATTGTAGACAGATGATCCGTCCATGAAAGACATCGTCTCATATCTGGTGGTGGCATCAATCATAACCTCTAGAATGGGGAGCAAAAATTCGTCCTTGGGGCATGCATTATTGAGGTTTCTAAAATCGACACAAACTCGAAGTTgcccattcttcttcttcacagtAACAATGCTTGAAATCCATGTAGGATATTTAACCTCCCACATGAAACCAACATCGATGAGCTTATTGACCTCAGATTCGATAGATGGGATCAATTCTGGCCTGAAGCGTCTTTGGGCTTGCTTAACAGGACGAGATCTTTTCTTGACCGCGAGGTGTTGAACTGCTACTTTAGGATCTAAACCGGGCATCTCTTTGTAGCTCCAAGCAAAGACATCTATATATTCCTTGAGTAGCTCCACATAAATACTTCCTTCATCTGCGGTTAGTAGGGAACTTACATAGGTGGGCCTGGAGTCTTCCGCAGTGCCAAGATTGACTTCTTTCAATGCATCAACTGTCATTTTAATTCCTTCTTCTAGTTTCGGAGGAGCGTCCCTGACATCTTCGTCTTCTTGGGGATCACCATCATTGAAAGATATATGGCCACGCCATGTCTCCCAAATTTTCGTCGACCTTCCTTAGAAATGAAGCGTATTGCTCCTCATTCGCAGTAATATGATATGAAAATCCTATACTTTCTTCATCTTCGTTACGCTCTAGTGTGGACCACTGTGTGAGTCTTCACTTCGAGTACCTCTCCGCATGAAATTAGAAGTTCTGATTGTCGTCTCATTTTGGAAGGGATCATGCTTTGACACTCTTTGGAGATACTTTGGACTCCATATGGCACATGTCTTCttatttttctataatttctTTAGGACTTGTTCTTCTTCCTTTTCAATAGCCCCAACCTCTCAAATACAGAAGTTCTTATAGTTGGTTCTCCAAGTCGATCAAATACAGAAGGCCTTTTATTACAATCAGCGGGTTCATCTTCCATCATGGTATAGTTACTACTTGCTCTTCTAATGGAGATGCGAACTGGTGGGGGGGAGGGTTGTTTGTCACCCAGGCCCTCACATGATTGTTTCACCACATGCTCCTTATTCTTCATCGTGTTTGCTTTCCTAGTAGCTTCAGGTGGGAGCTTCCTAGCTTAGATGGTTTCTTAGGATCATATCCAGCCTTTGCGAACAACCTGTAAGAATTCAGATCAAAACCTCTATTTGTGCGCTTTGTGGGGAATGCCTTATTTTGAGGCATGTTAGGGTCCACAAACTTTTCCAGTAGCTCAGAAGACAACTTTATGGTATTAATCTGCTTGATAGGAAGGGTT is a window from the Nicotiana tomentosiformis chromosome 10, ASM39032v3, whole genome shotgun sequence genome containing:
- the LOC138900362 gene encoding uncharacterized protein, with the translated sequence MRIFSSGTTSPKLNRNPYENSDASFLPQTNEKNAPFVEFGVEESLRAKTYLAAFLAYWLCKFMFLNKKIDYICASVFKIASLMAHGEKFSLAVPILVSIYHGLKEISTSQDLGACKELFPIHYVYGWIGAYFDTYSRVEPPQRGPQICKVSGEKMAKHFDLSNAQSGFNKLVHDNFTIWSCYKGGNYILPIVTNNRTLGATFFISLCSIFITLRHDDGHIVESYSPHRFSHQFGFCQDYPGNLIERPYDGSLKMLVQFWDSRVHLGGLSKVIIPMCPSEEGPLMTREYVDWWSARRVHSSRQSTHIILNVTRKDDIPSSSKDDQHQKNTHEGSSKSKLRSKDPSQSTKVLSKSTSSMGGDARMDKGAKYVLLTSKTTAATVEVTNNPFIRKAPPTSPNKDVTKTTNIVPTNEVRTQPSALPNEIVNVSATSSSNESDVSHDIHWNRSKKKAKDTSHSEFADLDALSTNTEFFVAGDSSSTMPLSELEK
- the LOC138900363 gene encoding uncharacterized protein, producing the protein MLEDARLASFTQILYTNPPEILHPIVVSWPFDAWRLDVIGPPPKSSGGHLYIFAATDYFLDRAEAVALKEVKKENVANFIRQCNSSMYYVAANELAEAFNKTLCNLLKKVISKSKKDWHDRMKEALWVYRTTHRTPTRATPYSLIYGVEAVLPLERQIPSL